The Enoplosus armatus isolate fEnoArm2 chromosome 21, fEnoArm2.hap1, whole genome shotgun sequence genomic sequence AACGTTAGTTGTCCGTGCTTCCACATTTCCCCTGTCGCCGTTTGTTCATAGACTTTAATATTCAGAGCGGACTTAATTTAATCTGCGGGGCAGATCATGAGGACGCCACTTTTCCCGAGAACTCGCGATATTGATTAGCAAGGGGCTCGACCCGCACAGCGGGGCCCTGGAAAGGCTGCAGTGGTCCCGGACAGAGCCATTGAACTGGCATTTAACCCCCCGGTAGAACCAGGAACTGTTTTATTAGGTTCCCACATACAAGGAATATGCCTTGGTGTTGTCGTGCACAACgatcaaaataaacaaagaaaagtaaacGAGTACTGTAAAAGTCAAGcatataaaatagaaattgaAGCCACATTAAAGTAGAAAGATATTTTCATTAGGTTAGAAAATCATCTTTGCACCTGTCAAACCTAAAAACGAAACTCCTGGAATTATGGTTTTTGGACAGGTCTTAGTTGTGTTTTATGCTTTAGGTACGTCTCCCTGAAGGATTTAATTGCACAATGAGAGAACCTGATTTGTGTTTGAATATTAGATTAGTTGGTTCTGTCACTAATTTGATTATAACTAGATTAAGCTACCCTTTGATTATGGCAGCTGTCATGTGTATACCTCAAAACTGCTTATCTGTAACGTTAAAGGGTcaggctggtgatattctacatttttcttccatgaaaagaccaaagttAACAATATGTCTCGACACTTTGACTGTCCCACCCGGTCCAAGTCCGTTGGAGatgtaaatcttaaaaaatGTCTGTACTTGAATCACCATCAATTCACTTTTGTGTATAAATCACATGCGTCAACATCAAGATGAGGTTTTCACATTAGGGTTAGAATGCAGTTCTAGAATAACTCATGGCTATTTGGATGTATCAGTTAAGCATTTGACCTGCAGCTAATTAGATATTACCGGTGTTTGATAGTAACGTAAACTGTCTGTAAATATCTTTTGCAGCGCCCCTGACCCATCGCACCATGGCAGATCCCGATCTTGACTTTACGACTGGCGAGTCTGGCGCCTCCGCCACCTACCCCATGCAGTGCTCTGCTCTGCGTAAGAACGGCTATGTGGTGCTGAAGGGACGTCCCTGCAAAATTGTGGAGATGTCCACCTCCAAGACCGGAAAGCACGGACATGCCAAGGTAAAATTAACTTCAACACATGGTTTAACGACTTTAAGGTGGCAGTGCAAAGAAAACTCAAAACTCAACTAGTGTCAAAGATGTACTTGGCAGAGACCGGAGGCTCAGCTTGGGCTCGAGGCTCTCGGGTTTCAGACCAGTCTGAGCCAAGCTACCTGAAGTGTTGCTCTAGTAATGCACAGTCTCCTTATCATTTTCTCCAAACACCAGGGTGCTCCCACATGTACTTTGCCCTCCTGTGGGACTTGGTCACAATAACTGGAAAAATTCTGATTCTGGCTGGCAGTtgtcatcactttttttttattattgattaaaacctaaagaaatatgtaaaatacaCCTGCTTCCAACACCTGTTAGCCTCTTGGCTAACTCTGGTGTGTTTTCagcaatgtttattaatgtgcactCTCCCTGCTAGATAAACCAGTGAATGATTTTTGGCCCAGTGTAAATAGGACTTTTTTAGAATTTAATTCTCACATTAAAAAGAATTCCTCATTCCATCAGTTTGATTTGTCTAAACCCTGCTCCAACTGTAAATGCATCAAATGTTGGaaaaatcaagtcaaaatgCTGACATTGAGTGCCTAATTAAATGACCTTTTGGTGATTTTCACcatattgtctttttgttgtgtgctgCATTCACAAACCTCATCTTTTGTCACCTGCGCAGATTTACTCAAGACAGGTTTCTTGAATACTTATCACTGTGTAACAAACCACATCTTCCTCCGTAGGTGAACCTGGTTGGTATCGACATCTTCACCAACAAGAAGCATGAAGATATGTGCCCCTCCACCCACAACATGGATGTTCCCTCCATCAAGAGGATAGACTACCAGGTATGCAGACTGTCTAAACATCTGTGGAactttctgtcacacactgtcgCAGCAGGTAACCAAGGAATGTTTAACTCAATGAGAAAGGACGTGTGGCCGCTGTCTTCTGTCAGCTTTTCTTGAGTAAAGTTCAGCTCTCTGTCTGGTTGGAACTCAGTAGCTGCAGGCTTcttgatatttacatcatgcaGACGTGCTAATCTGATCATGGGTACATTGTCAGCTCAATATTATGGATGTTTGATTAATATTCAACATTAACTGTTAATGGAAGAAAAACTCAatagagaaaaatacaatatttctgcTTGTGatcaagtttttcttttccaatttGAGCATCTTGCAATATTACACGTAAATTGCATTTGTGACTACTTGTCCCATAAAAGGCTGTTATTGATGTAAGCATAATGAAATCAGGGCATGTGGAATGTGCAGTTTTTATTATTGcagatgttgttgtgttgcagttCATGTAAATGTGGTCACtgactgtttttaatgtgtccTCACCTTCCCAGTTGGTTAACATCAATGAAAGCTACATGTCCTTGATGAGTGACAACGGGGACATCAGGGAGGACCTGCGTGTCCCTGAAAGCGAAGTTGGCAAGGAAATCGAGGCAAAGTTTGAAGCGGGTGATGAATTCATGGTAAGTGTAAAAGCTTTTAAATTATTTGAGGCagatcctttttgtttcacCCGATGAACCGCTGcgcaaatgtattaaattattgagaatgaatgaatgtcacaAGACACTCAATGGCTCAACGTAACTTCTGGGCTGCAAGCgctttgaatcatgtttttatagTCATGAAGACGCCTGACACCAGAAAGTGGAAGATGTAAGTGATGATGTGCAAATTCTTGACATTGTTGGCAGCAGTGAGAAGATAAATACCATCTTGAGATGAAGCTGAACGTCTGCCACGTTCgtaattttgacattttccctCTCGGCTGAAAGCAGGAAGGATTCACTCCTGAATTAGAGCAGGAAGTTGTCACGTGGGGAAAATGTGAGGACCGTGAGCTGCATGTGTAAAGTTTCAGATGATTGACTCGAACATGTTGTGCGCTCTCCGCAGGTCACCGTGATTTCTGCCATGGGGGAGGAATGTGCTGTCGCTACCAAGGTCTTGGCCAGCAAATAGGGAGACGGACTTTGCTGCCCAGGCAACAAGCACCACCCACAACCAGTCTCTTGCATTCTCATTGGTTCTGTCACCAAAGCGTCGGCCTTCACAGACAACCTCAATCATTCTGTTGTGATTTCTCTCATCAttgatcttttgttttttttcctcccctttttgtttctcttttccattGCTGTTGGGAAAGTTCCACTGCGGCTCGCTGCGTGGTCCTCTGCCTGATCGCTGAGGTTTTGTTTGGTAACAATCTACTTTATataaaacaacttcaaaaaTAATGATCGGTTGCTCATTCCTGCTTATTTTTGCCTTCAAAGTGTTAGTTTTGCCACTCACATTCCTGAATGTTTAAATAACAACGGGATTCAGCTTTTGtatgattattttttatattcttGAATATAGCAGGTCTAAAGCCTTTtagagggaggggaggcgggCAGTTTTTGAGTTAAAGCAGTGGGAGGGAGGGTTGCCCCTGTAGATACTAAATTCTGGTTTAGGTCGTCCCTCTAGCAGCCATACCGCTTTCCAGCATGGCCTTTGCTCTGGTTCCTGAGTGGATTGGGTGCGACAAGGTCCGTTTTTCTCCTAATCGCTGGGATTGGTGGTGGCTAGCACTTAAGAGCACTAAAGTCCACCCCAGCATGTCAAAGCTCTAAAACCAAGAAAAGagatacctttttttttgtttgttttctccccccaagaagaacagaaacaaacttcAGTGATTTACCCTCGTGATGCCAGTCTCTTGTCTGTGTAGAAGTTTGAGGGGCGTGAGGGTCCTGTGCGCTCACACCTCTCGTTCACCAGGGCAGTCGAGGGCTCCCCCCGCTGCCCCGGCCATCCCCCAATACAAAAGGagtgttatattttgttttgagaGGCATGAGTGTGTAGCGGTGTGGGCCTCCGAAATGTGGGAGGCAGTTTGCAGTGAGGCGTGTTTCTTTTGAGGGACTCGATCGGGTTGGGGAGGGTGGTAGAGTTGCAAACTTTTTGTTCACTCGAGGCCTTTGTCACCTGACTGGAGATGGCAAAAATAAAACGATGAAACAAATGGACAAAAACTGCAAACTATGTCTGGTTTTCTGTCTCTAATATGTCCAGTAATCTTCTCTAAGTCATGATATCAAAGTGATCGTTCACTGATCGCTGAAGCACAGTGGTGGACACAATGGTGCTCAAATCATGGCAAAAATAATGCTTGTACTTGTGTTCTAACCTAAAAGTACTAGAGTCCACATTTCCTACAAAATACTGATACTCAAAGCAAAAGTCCTGCTTTCAGATTCCAAAGTGAGgtaaagtgacattttactCATATCAAAAGTTAAAATTATGTAATGTGACATGTTAAATGCATCAAAGTAGAAAGTGTTTGACTTCAATGTTAAAATACTGGAGTTCAAACTCAACAGTAGGTCATATAAAGTTATGGTTTGTATGTCAAATAATTCTCTGCAAAGTGCACCTgaacttgtttgtttgaaagCTCTTAAGTCTTCCTCAAAGGCTCTTGCAACAGCAGATCCACATGGACACTCGTTACATTACCCCatagaaaatactttaaaaatcATATTTGTTCTAAAATATAAAGATGTGTAGCTgccaaacatttaatttgcttACAACAAACCAGGTGATTCACAACCAGGCAGTACAAGAGGGAGTCGCTCAGCTAATTTAAGACTTATTGattataatatatacacataattgTGTTGTAAAAGTATTAACGCAGTGTGAATGTAAATATCGGTTCAACCACTATGGAGATAAAAATGTCTAGTCAGGTGAGCTGTAGGTGGGCGATGGGACAATAACCTGCCAACGATGGTAGTCATGCATGAAAGCTAGAGGTAATAGAGAAATGctttctattttctgacacaaagaatagaaaatgaaacaagtgaaaaataaaagctataCATCAGCAGTTCCAGTATACATGCAGTATGTCTTTTATGGAAACCTGGTTCCTTCTGTGCTGAAGAACCTTTAGTTGTGGATCTGCATCtgaagtcacagcagcagagaaagacacaccCGGTCTGAATGTCCCCACCGGTGATGAGATGATGACCCTTCACTTGTGACTGTCTGCACGCTGAACCACAAACGGCACCACAATGGAAAGAAGGAtgcatgcttgtttttttctgtcttcatccATCTGACCACTCATGGTTTCTCTGACTCATGGGGagggattttattttctctctgtgttcataTGAATGCAGCAGAATGAACAGGGCTGGTCTGAGGCCCAGGCCAGAGcaggggtggtgtgtgtgtgtgaagaggttGTCAATGATTGACCAGGCTCAGCAGGTTTATTATCAGGGTGTATTTGGGCTGTACTTGACCTCTGTACTCGCATCATCCCACACAGGCAGCTGCTGAAACAACAGGGAAAGTCCTTTGTTTTCAGTATAAACTTAGTGAAATTTACATGTAACTGTCGGTATTGCAGGTTAAACACATGACATAAAGCTAAAGGAAACTGTTCACACTTCGGGAGGGGTCCTGCAATGACCAACAGATCGTTAATCGAGCTATTTTCCAGATTCATGTgtggaaatgtttatttctgctgtttacctTATTTGGTAAGGGCGTTCCACGCGGCACAAATTACGTATTTGGCACGTCACGTCCGGTTCTCCCTTTCCCGTCCGATCTCTCAACATGGCGCCGGTAAGTTCAGGCAGCTCCTCCGGGATTTATGCAATTTATTGTCAATTCCTTTGCCTTTTTACTGTTTCCGCTGTCCGCcttctaaaacaaaataaagctttaGTGCTATAGCTGTGAGTTGAATCTTGAGCGGGTTTATAGGGATGGAAAACAAGAAGCTAGCAGAGTTAGCATTAGCTTGTAGTCTTGACGTTTTCTTACACGTGTTCCATTCATTAGTCCGTGACAGGAGGCCTATCTCCATAGAAGAAATTGTGTTGTATTACATATCGGTGGTTTCCCTCCACATAACTGGTAAAGTTGATGTACGCCGTCAGTCTTCATGTAGGCTAAGGTCCACTAGTCAGTTCGGCTTTAATATTAGCTGTCCTTCTAAACGTCGTACATAAATAGGTATTGCACCATCAGCAGATGTCAACTATTGATCCCGCTCCTCCAGAAGAGCTTGAACTTTCTGGCCCTTCGTGTCAGCACCTAGGATCAGTTTAAAAACCAGTCGTTTTATTGACGTAAGGGCTGATTTGTTGAATTTACATACGCAACTTCATTTAGGAGATGCTaatttcattattaaaaaatagCTTGTTTATAATTTACCAGCACTTTTCTGACTATTAGAATTGAGAAAGCTCTAGTGCCTGTTTTTAATAGATCCAGTcagtttttacatgtttgattGAGAAATTTAAATTCCttttaattgtaaaatgtatttcataaaaTTCTGCCAAGACCTTTTCACCACTCAGTAACTAAGTATATAAGGCATCACTATCCAACTGTGTTCACCAACATGTCTGCTAATAGAGTAGCTATTGTACAAAATATGTTCTATTCCTAATTGTAATTAGCACAGGGTTTACTGAACTAGCATGGAAATTAGCTATTTATGAAGAGACACTTGTCTACAAAAGGAAGTCAAAGATGATGATACTAGTGACAATATAATATTAGACATTAAGGAAATGTTTAGATTGCAGATATCTTATTGAAAGATTTATTCTGTAGTGAAGAATATTGTGCATTAACATGCAGTGTGTCGATGGAGATTACATTACCTAATAGTCACAGACGTCAGTTTACCACCAGTAAGAACCAAACTAGTTTCTGGCAATAGTAAAGTTAGAACTCGTAATTCGTTTTAAGTAAAAAGGTTTAGTGACTTTAAAGAGGAACAGAATCAGACCTGTGCTGCTCCTGACGTTTTCTGATCATGTccctgcttcttttcttttttttaaccccacAGATCAAACAGAAGAGGCCAGCTGTTGGCAAGAAGTCCAAGAAGGGAGCTGCTTGGAAGTTCACCTTGGACCTGACCCACCCTGTGGAGGATGGGATCCTGGACTCTGCAAACTTTGTAAGTCTTAGTGCATTATCGCACTTGTTAAACCCATTAAGTGTTTGAGACTTTGGTAAGGACTTTTGAattgagaggggaaaaaatggtaAAAAGATAATTTCTCTTGGAGCTGTAATCACAATTATTTAACACCATGACCCTTCCCATAATTACATCATGAAAGGGTGACTTTAGGGTCTTTGCAAGCAGCTAACCCTGTTTCTGGACTAGGGCTCCCTTCCCTAGCTTCCAATTTACTAGGGTTCCCTTCCCTAGTGTGTCACTGTGCTCTGTCCAACAGGAAACCTTCCTCAAAGAGAGGATAAAGGTCAACGGAAAGACGGGGAACCTGGGTAACATCGTCCAGGTCGGCCGCATGAAGAACAAGATCAACGTCTCGTCTGAGAAGCAGTTCTCCAAAAGGTGAGCTGAGATGTGCCGCTGAACAAACAAACCTCGGCAAACAATATTATTGGAAAtcaaaactcaaacacaaattTTTACCAAGAATGATAATTATATTAGGACTAAACGACTCCACCTCTCCCCACTAGGTATCTGAAGTACCTAACGAAGAAGTACCTGAAGAAGAACAACCTCCGTGACTGGCTGAGGGTGGTGGCGTCTGACAAGGAGACGTACGAGCTGCGTTACTTCCAGATCAGTCAGGACGACGAGGAGGAGTCGGAGGCAGACGAGTAaacgtctgtctgtgtgtcggcagctggagaggacaggagaataaatgtggaaaaagaacttttgtgttttgtgttttggtctATGCGCACTTCCCACAGTGTCGTTCACTGCCGGTACATTGAGTGATGTGTCAGTTTACACGCCTTTCACCAGGTATGTGTCAACACttcatacagtataaacagaTGCTCAGTAAAGGAGGAAATATTAAGTCGGTCTGTGAATGAAACATCTTGAGTGATTAGGTAACGATGgtactttttgtctttttaaaatctctAAAATGTCCCGCTATCCAAAAAGGACAAAGGTAGATGAATGCCAGTATTCACCATAAATTGAAATCTTACGATTTTTCCGTACAGAGCAATACaataagcaaatgttttttctgattGGATCGTTCATGTGCAGTCAGTCGCCTGTTTATTTGGTACACTTAACTGAAACTACTGCAGTGTAATAGTCCTGCACTAACCTGTCATGGAGGTTAGAATCAGTTTATGTTGAAAGTGTTTAGAGGGATCGTCTGATGCTGTTTAAGTGTGTTTCACTGCGCTGggaggtgtttctattattttgtccaccccatttatatcaatgagtgCAGCCTAAATAACAGACATGCCTCCTGAATGCACACCAGGTGGTGCTGCAGATGCTTCTTGTAGCATCAGTCAGACCAAACGGCTGCAGCTTAATATTGTTGGCCGGTACCAACAGCACAACGTTCAACTTCAGCACTCGCTAGTTTCTGTATTCcaattgtttttgtaatatattttttagtttaatttcttttcacttGGTTCTTAACAGAACATCTGCAGGTCCCTGAAagctgtaaaacaaatgtctcaaaCTCAATTTTCAGACATGCGTCTGTCAATATACAGCTTGTCTGATTTTTATTTGCTTACAAATTCCTTATTTTCTTTAGTTGCAGTCGTCTTAAAACCAAACTTAAATGTTTGTCTCCACAGTGAGCACTAAAGAACTTTCATACCCAGAAACAGAAGAGAATAAAGGCACAGACCCCAATAAGGTCACATAAAGAAAAGGGATCCACAAGAAACTGTCAAACTCGCAGTACAGCTCAAAAGCATCTTTAATTAGACCATCCCTGCCtcccaaataaatgtttttttaaaacctcacacctccagtttgtaacccAGGCCAACCTGAGATAACATGATACCATGATATCTGGGTCATTTGTTCTTATAATTCAAGTTATTCAGTAAATTGATGAACAGATGACAAACCCAAcggaacaaaacaaatctggcaacataaataaaacgCCACATAAGTACATCCCATCAGTGTGCTGTCAAAgcctcatgggagctgtagttgttgAGTGCTGACAAGATAATAAATGTTATATCTCATGAGGTGTTCCTGTTTAATTTTCCAATACATGAGTAGAGAAATATTGATCTCAGAATCAGCTTTAAACCTTCAGACTGACATGAGGAGGTCCGTCTCCCTCCGGTTCTTTGCTCCTGTCCTGTTTGAATTGCTTCAGGCTGCCAACGAAAACCTTTATTCCCTTAAACAGAAAAGGATGTTTTgctttgctgctgctctttctgtgtgtgtgtgtgtgtgtgtgtgtctggattcACTCCCACTCGCTCATCTGTTGTGTATAAAGCACGTAGCCTCAGGAATGCATCCACCTTCAGCAGCGGCTGGTGGCGTCTCAAATCTTCATATAAAGAGTCACAGTTGTTGGGTTTTATAACAGCCGCTCAACAGTTTACAGTTAGATTCATactttcagaaaacaaacagaccaaAGACTTAGAGGATAAAGAAATACAATGAAAAGTGGAAGTGCGGTGCATGAATATGATGTTTTAGAGCTCTTCACTGTCCGCTAATTAtagctgctttgtgttgtgaGAGATTCCCTTCAAATCTCCATAAACACGAAGGTCAGCAGAGCAAAACAACACCGTCTCtatgaagcagcagagaggtccCCCGTCCACTTGCTCATGTTTggtttttcaggtattttccAAATCTCAGCGTCTGTGCGTTTGGCTTGAAGTCATCAGAACCACAGAAAGATGAACGTGGCTCTGTAGAACATGATATCTGTATGAAACTCAGGTCTCCTTACTGTCACATCCAGGGTGGAGCTGGTTCCTTAAACCTGACTTTAAATGGAGAAATATGAGTTTTGAGGTTAAAGTTAACATAAATATGATGTGAAATCTTAGTTCAGAGCTCTATTAGTATCCAAATATGTCCAATTTTATGCACAAAACATTCAGttatagatatactgtatatgagctgctgacacacagagTCATTTTAAAGAGGCCGGTGCAGGTCAGGTGTCCCTCAGGTAACCCCCAGTATAAATATAGGAGGAGATGGTGAAAGCAGGCCAGAGCAGCTCATTCACTCTGACCTGCTGGATTCAGGATGCAGACCAGCCCACTGTTTTAACTGATCATCAGTCGATCAACCAATGAGAAAGCCCAATGAAAGATTGTTCCCAGCAGCCCAAATACAGCACGACTGCCTCCCAGACTCATGCCAGGCTGGTGATAAATAATGCACCAAAATGCACCCGTGCACCCTCATCATATACCTGGCAGTCGTGTGAACCAGCTCACGTTTGGTGCTGAAGGTTTACACTTAGCTCCGGCTGGGTGGGAAGGATtcacagtccccccccccccccaaaaaaaaactgtctgcaGACCAGCTTGCGTGGACAGCGGCTGAGTGTCTTGTTGCTCCTCCTTTAGACCATCATGTTACCGTGTCTGCAGGTTACGCTGTAATCCGACTCTGTGTATCAGATCTCCAGCTGATAGCAGCAGCTGTACATACAGCCACACACCGTTTCATCTTGTCTTTCATCTTGTTTCAGGGTGCAGAAGGTTTGGATCATGTGTTtgaatgcagcagcagagatgtgaGCGTGTTGGACAGGAAATGTCCTCTTCCACCAGATATGGCGAGCTCAAGGGGACACTCAACAGTTATacaatgtcttctgtggctctgggggacctaaccctgatgatgtcacagcgaTGTCATCAGGGAGAAAGTCTGAGTTACAAACTGGAGGGGTGAAGTTGTGGCTGTTTACGAGACTAAGGAGAGATGCTtgaattgcattatgggaaatgtaggatccagtgtttttggatgtCAGGGACTATAAATCAGGAcgtcttggcctctgctgcttcgattttttgataattgtttgtctcttgtgagtcccatAACTTTATGGAGGTGCAATGCTAAATCtctggagtacccctttaaaacATAACTTACCCTTTTGACAATCAATATATGATCacctataataataaaatacatatggCAATAAAAAGTCACTGAAGTGGCAGCAAGAATAAtctgaccaaaacaaaaaacattatatcatcatatttaattgaaaaatcTAAACTTAATGAGCTATAAAtctaaaaaatacaaaatattaattgTAAACTTGAAATAACAGATGTCAGGTTTTAATTGTGGTGATGAAAACTAAAAATACTTCTTTAACATAATAATTTTTAGAACAATAATATCCACGAGTACACTACTTTGTAGTTATTCTATTAATTTATTGTGTTCCTGTTAATAAACCAACACAGAGGAGAGCTCCTGAAagtccatctccatgacaactgagttaactccatctgctgatgaagacacagctgaaagctccagataaaagctagtaagtggaccttgagatGGGACTTCTGTGaacacatattattattattatatattatgttttgTGAACTTACATCAGCTGGATATTGAGATTCATGTCGACCTAAAAACTTCTCCAGCAGGAAATTTGGAAAACTGAGATAACTTTCCATTACACACCTGgtgcccaaacacacacacacacacacacacacctggtcaGTTCCCAGGCCTGCATACACAGAGTTAAGAAACGTCACCTATGGCAGCTGCAGCACAACATTAACTCACACACCTTAACAGCAGCTATACTCTCCTCCCACctatgaatgaatgatgacagctacacacacacacacacacacacacacacctgctcagtCTCAGGTGGTGAATAATGTATCAGCCTGATCACATCAGGTCTGAATGATCACCGTCTCCTCTCATCACCATTTCCTGCAGGTCTGCAGGAGACGTGGACTCCACCAGACGCCTCAGGAAAACACCCGACAGGTGAGTGTATTACCTGTCTGCTCAGGTGTATCTTTAAACTGCATGTTGGGTGTTTTTAGCAGCATTTTTATGCCACGAGAAAATGTCTGTTCCTGCCTCTCTTAAATGCAACCTGTTGATGTTGAGCAGGAGTTGCTGATTAAAGTGTGAAGCAGTAACTTCAGATTTGTAGAAGGCGGTTCAGGTCTGTGTACGGTCCAGTTTTAGCTTCCA encodes the following:
- the rpl22l1 gene encoding ribosomal protein eL22-like isoform X1, which translates into the protein MGSWTLQTLAPFPSFQFTRVPFPSVSLCSVQQETFLKERIKVNGKTGNLGNIVQVGRMKNKINVSSEKQFSKRYLKYLTKKYLKKNNLRDWLRVVASDKETYELRYFQISQDDEEESEADE
- the eif5a gene encoding eukaryotic translation initiation factor 5A-1; this translates as MADPDLDFTTGESGASATYPMQCSALRKNGYVVLKGRPCKIVEMSTSKTGKHGHAKVNLVGIDIFTNKKHEDMCPSTHNMDVPSIKRIDYQLVNINESYMSLMSDNGDIREDLRVPESEVGKEIEAKFEAGDEFMVTVISAMGEECAVATKVLASK
- the rpl22l1 gene encoding ribosomal protein eL22-like isoform X2, producing MAPKRPAVGKKSKKGAAWKFTLDLTHPVEDGILDSANFETFLKERIKVNGKTGNLGNIVQVGRMKNKINVSSEKQFSKRYLKYLTKKYLKKNNLRDWLRVVASDKETYELRYFQISQDDEEESEADE